The genomic DNA TGGACATACTGCTGGCAGGCTTCACACCAGCATTCTGCCTCCTGCTCTTCGACGTGGAGTGTACAGCCTTCAGCCAGCGTGCCGCGGCACACCAGATCAAAACAAAAGGTCATCGCGCTGGTCTCTACGCAAGAAAACGCCCCGACCTTGATCCAAACGCCAGTCACGCGCTTAGCGCCGTTCTGTCTCGCCTGCTGTTCGACAATTTCCAGCGCGCGCTGGCAGAGCGTGATTTCGTGCATATCGCCTCTCGTTTTTGATGACTCGCAGATGTAATGCAATAACGATGCCAGAGATGGAATGGCGTCGTAAAAGACTGTCGATGACGATGTCATGCTGACGAAATGACATGTCGTCTACGGCATGTCATTTATATAAATATAATAAAAATCAATTGGTTAAAAACATGGCATGAAATCTGCTTAGGAGGCTTGTTTCTATTAACCGGGTAACCGACATGACTATTTGGGAAATTAGCGAGAAGGCCGATTACATCGCCGATCGTCACCGCCGCCATCAGGATCAATGGCGTGTGTACTGTAACGCTCTGGTTCAAGGGATCACGTTGTCAAAAGCGCGTCTGCATCATGCAATGAACTGCGCACCGGATAAAGAGCTGAGCTTCGTGCTGTTCAAGCATTTCATCGTCTCCGTTACGCTGGCTGACAACTTTAACAGCCACACCGTTGAGTACTACGTGGAAACGCGAGATGGCCTGAATAAAGAATGCGTTGCGCGCGCTGAGCTGAGCGACAGCGGCTTTATCGACGGTACGGTCAACATCCGCGATCGCGAGCAGGTGCTGGAACACTATCTGGACAAAATCTCGCCGGTATACGACACCCTGTATGCCGCGCTGGAGAGCGACAGCCCGGTGAGTTTCGACAAACTGGCGCAGGACCCTCATCGGGCATCCATCGCCTGAATATTTGGTGTGTCGACGGGTGTCGAAATGACACCTGCTCTGCATGATTTCGTCAAAAATGACTGTCACCTGAGGAAGACCTGGTGAATCGTTTTGTAATTGCTGACTCTACCGTTTGTATTGGTTGCCGCACCTGTGAAGCGGCCTGTGCGGAAACGCACCGCCAGCACGGCCTGCAATCCATGCCGCGGCTCAGAGTCATGCTCAATGAAAAAGAATCCGCGCCGCAGATGTGTCACCACTGCGAAGACGCGCCGTGCGCTGGCGTTTGTCCGGTGAATGCTATTACCCGCGTAGACGGAGCCGTTCAGCTGAATGAAAGCCTCTGCGTGAGCTGCAAACTGTGTGGTATTGCCTGCCCGTTTGGCGCCATTGAATTTTCCGGCAGCCGTCCGCTGGATATCCCGGCCAACGCCAATACGCCAAAAGCGCTACCGGCTCCGCCGGCGCCGGCTCGCGTCAGTACGTTACTGGACTGGGTGCCGGGCGTTCGCGCCATCGCGGTGAAGTGCGATCTGTGCCAGTTCGATGAACAGGGCCCGGCCTGCGTACGCACCTGCCCAACGAAAGCGCTGCATCTGGTCAATAACATGGACATCGCCCGCGCCAGCAAACGCAAGCGTGAGCTGACCTTCCACACTGATTTGGGCGATCTTTCGCTGTTTCAGGCGCAACAAGGAGAGGTGAAATGAGCGTGATGACCTTAATTAATAGCGCGGTGGCGTGGTTTGCTTTTGCCGCGGTATTCGCCTTTTTACTGTCGCTGAAAAAATCGCTGAGCGGTGTGATTGCCGGTATCGGTGGCGCACTGGGTAGCCTGTGCGCGCTGCTGGCTGGCGTGCAGGTGCTGGTTCGTGGCTTCCCGGCGATGGGCAGCCTACGGCTGGTGCACTACAGCGTACTGGTCACCCCGCTGAATGCGGTCTGGCTGATAGCGCTGGGCCTGTGTGGTCTGTTTGTCAGCCTGTACAACATTGACTGGCATCGTCATCCGAAGGTGCGTAATAACGGCCTGCTGATTAACGTCCTGCTGGCCGCCGCCGTGTGCGCGATTGTCGCCAGCAGCGTAGGCTCACTGGTGGTGATGGCCGAAATTATGGCGCTGTGCGGTGCATTTCTTACCGGCTGTGCTTCATCCGGCAAGCTGTGGTTCGCGCTAGGTCGACTGGGCACGATTCTGCTGGCGATTGCCTGCCTGCTGCTGTGGCAGCGCTACGGCACGCAGGACCTGCTGTTGCTGAATGAACGCGCGCAGCAGCTGCCCATTGGCTCCGACATCTGGCTGCTGTGCGTTATCGGCTTTGGCCTGCTGGCCGGGATTATCCCGCTGCACGGCTGGGTGCCACAGGCGCATGCCAACGCCAGCGCACCGGCCGCCGCGCTGTTCTCTACCGTGGTGATGAAAGTGGGACTGCTCGGCATTCTCACCGTGTCTTTGCTGGGTAACGCACAGCCGTTGTGGTGGGGGATAGCCCTGCTGGTGCTGGGGATGATCACCGCCTTCGTGGGCGGCCTGTACGCGTTAATGGAACACAATATCCAGCGGCTGCTGGCGTACCACACGCTGGAAAATATCGGCATTATTCTGCTCGGTTTAGGTGTGGGCATCACCGGCCTGGCGCTGCAACAGCCGGTGATGGTGGCGCTGGGGCTGGTCGGTGGCCTGTACCATCTGCTCAATCACAGTCTGTTTAAAACCACGTTGTTCCTCGGCGCGGGTGCGGTCTGGTTCCGTACCGGCCACCGCGATATCGAAAAACTGGGCGGCATCGGCAAGCGTATGCCGATGATTTC from Klebsiella sp. WP3-W18-ESBL-02 includes the following:
- the hycC gene encoding formate hydrogenlyase subunit 3; this encodes MSVMTLINSAVAWFAFAAVFAFLLSLKKSLSGVIAGIGGALGSLCALLAGVQVLVRGFPAMGSLRLVHYSVLVTPLNAVWLIALGLCGLFVSLYNIDWHRHPKVRNNGLLINVLLAAAVCAIVASSVGSLVVMAEIMALCGAFLTGCASSGKLWFALGRLGTILLAIACLLLWQRYGTQDLLLLNERAQQLPIGSDIWLLCVIGFGLLAGIIPLHGWVPQAHANASAPAAALFSTVVMKVGLLGILTVSLLGNAQPLWWGIALLVLGMITAFVGGLYALMEHNIQRLLAYHTLENIGIILLGLGVGITGLALQQPVMVALGLVGGLYHLLNHSLFKTTLFLGAGAVWFRTGHRDIEKLGGIGKRMPMISLAMLVGLMAMAALPPLNGFAGEWVIYQSFFKLSTSGAFIGRLLGPLLAVGLAITGALAVMCMAKVYGVTFLGAPRTQEAENACCAPLLMSASTVAMALLCIVGGVAAPWLLPMLSTAVPLPMATAHTVVSQPMITLLLIACPLLPFIILALFKGNRLPSRSRGAAWVCGYDHEKSMVITAHGFAMPVKQAFAPVLKLRQWLNPVSWVPGWQNAAAPLLLQRLALVELAVLVVIVISRGA
- the hypA gene encoding hydrogenase maturation nickel metallochaperone HypA; translated protein: MHEITLCQRALEIVEQQARQNGAKRVTGVWIKVGAFSCVETSAMTFCFDLVCRGTLAEGCTLHVEEQEAECWCEACQQYVQLVSVHVRRCPQCNSDNLRIVADDGLQIQRIEIDQE
- the hycA gene encoding formate hydrogenlyase regulator HycA: MTIWEISEKADYIADRHRRHQDQWRVYCNALVQGITLSKARLHHAMNCAPDKELSFVLFKHFIVSVTLADNFNSHTVEYYVETRDGLNKECVARAELSDSGFIDGTVNIRDREQVLEHYLDKISPVYDTLYAALESDSPVSFDKLAQDPHRASIA
- a CDS encoding 4Fe-4S dicluster domain-containing protein, encoding MNRFVIADSTVCIGCRTCEAACAETHRQHGLQSMPRLRVMLNEKESAPQMCHHCEDAPCAGVCPVNAITRVDGAVQLNESLCVSCKLCGIACPFGAIEFSGSRPLDIPANANTPKALPAPPAPARVSTLLDWVPGVRAIAVKCDLCQFDEQGPACVRTCPTKALHLVNNMDIARASKRKRELTFHTDLGDLSLFQAQQGEVK